The segment AATCTAATAAAGAATCAAGatcagtgtatatatatatatgtcaagacACATGAAAATCGAAATGTAGagaaagattatatataaaacCTCAATTATTACAATACAGATAGATGATCCAAGCCAGCAGAAAATTGAGAAACCGCTAATCAACTCCGTTAATATTTTGTTCTGCGTACTTTAGTCACTTAGCAGAGAtaatgtaaatattaaaaacactTCAATAGACCAATATGGATTGTTGCCTTAATGTCACCTTATATATGCCGGATCTACCAAGCCAGACGAATTGATCAAGAAAGAAGTATGTACACAAGAGTGCATTCTTGCACTGAAAACAGCCAaaccaacaaacaaaaagaaaaacacaaaaaaaattaaagaccGAAACTTGGTTTAAACATATAGCAAATGTTGTAACATGTTGTTGGGCACCTTTCCGAGCAAGACAAGAGGAAGAGGAGTCCTTCTATGCACAGGGCTAATAAGCAATTGAAAATCATTGAGAAACTGCACATTTAAAGCCCATTTTCTAAATCAGAAATCAAAAACAGTTTTTTACAATATTAAGAAGAAGGAAATGGCAAAGTGACAATGACCTTGAAAAGACGGAACACTTTTCTAGCCAAACTGGTGTTTCTGTAGACATTTTGAGCAGTACCAGGTTTTCCACCGCTCAAGAATTTGGAACCGTACTGTATAGCTCTGCATATCTTATCTCTAGCCTCAGCTTTGTTCAAGTATAGGATTATAAGAGCTAGCTCGTCTCTGgttaaatataatgttttcatCTTctatctgcaaaaaaaaacacacacacacacacacaaaatttCACGGCTACGTTTGATTGATGAGAGAAACACACATTAAAGTTTTCACTTTTATCAATTTCAAACGAGAATATCAGTTTCATcagcaaccaaaaaaaaaagaagacgaaACAGAGCAATGCACCTCCTTGATGATCTAGGCGAGAGGATCCTGAGATTCAGTGCCATACTATTTCTGGAACATCATTCTTTGTGTGTTGTGTCATAAAATGCGTGTTTGGTCTACTTTCTTTGcgttttactttctttataaaaCGCATTGAAACGCAACGTTTTGAATCAAATATCCAATCTTATGATCGGCTCCACTTCACTCCTCACCTATTGCACTTTGATTCTATCCCATGTCATCTGCAGAGAGTTTTAGAATAGGCAGTTTAAAATGGGCCAGGCCTTTTGAGAAGTCTTACTTTCCACAACAGGATGGAGATAGCCTTGCGTGGTCGAGTAAGCCCTCTGATGGTGAACTGAATAACGGCAACATGAAGAGAACCAAAGATTTTGCTAGTAAGTTCACCTATATATGTTGTCTGGTTGATGAACAATGTTAATATTATGGAATGgaggcaaacaaaaaaaaatcacttgtAATATTGATTATGGGAACTTTTGGGAGTGGCTGCAATGAGTAAGGATCCATAAGTTGATTCAAATTTTGTGTGTAAATACAATTCTACATGTAACAAGATTAAGTAGCAAATATGTAAGTCACAGAATGTTTTTGTCTATTTAAGTCCAAGAAGGAGGATAAGGAGAATAGGAGATTAGATATTGCATATTCTTAATGGTCCATATCGCATATTGTAATTAGATATAGTACCTTCTAAACCAAAAACTCTGGcatataacttaaaaaaaaaagagagtatgagcttcttatattttgtttgaCATTTCGACGAACTAGCTCATCCTTGAGTAAAGTTGGTTTCAGAGTCGCATCCTACATTACTCTTGAATACCGAAGATCCATCACCTTGCTCATATTGTTGTTGAAACctacataaatatatgtattcCCAACACCAAGTTTGGTTATAAAGCCatagtttgttatttttttaatcgttagaataaaagaaaaagaatgattaCCCGATCTTCAAGAACTGTCCGACGTTGCAATCCACAGAGATGTGATGAGAGGACAGCAAGGAAAAATCAGAGGAACCTGCCCTGTCATCCGAATTTAGCAAAAGGTCTTGAAAGCCTTTGAATTCATTACCTTCTGCCTCAAGCTGATTATGGAAAAAAATAGTCCATTAACAACGAAATACTGAAGATAGTAACTAGGACTCTACGAGAGGAATATTAACAGAAAAAACCTTTAGCTTCTTGTTTATATCTCCGAGCTGCCTCTCCTGTAATTCCAAACCCAACTCAATAACATAGTTAATGTGTATACAAATATAAACGTTAATTATATACTAGGCTATTAATACAACGACTAAATATATGTTACGTTCAAAATGTATGTGGATGTCATAGACTTGCCTTTCTCCGAAGCTCTTCCATTTGTTCCATAGTAACCTGCGTCTgcgtatatatatacatgcattttaaaattttatttttatatatctaaatttaGAAATGATTACAACGAAATAAGATTTGTAGATGTATACAATATGTTGTACCTTGCGTTGCATGGTTGCCGAGAGAGCTCTTTCAAGCTGTCTCTCGAGCGTCTCCAATTCTTTGACACTCATCTCTCCAAGATCTTCCCCAAGCAAATACCTTTTTATTTAAACGATTCAATATATTGCTTAATTGTGGAAACTAGCTTGGAgatgtatatttatatgtaataaggatgtaagagagagagatatatgaTTAACTAAACCTATGAGTGCGAAGAAGAGATTCATATTTGGATCTGAGCTCTGTCACCTCTTGAGACCAACTCTGCACCTTAAATTAAAAAgactaattaaaatttataattgcTTTTTTTCTGTTGTTACTTATGTATGTGTATATAACATTAACTTTTTTGTATATAACATTAACTTGGGATTTGAAGActtggaaaaaagaaaaattgaccTGTGTAGACTCTTCAGGTCGATTATTGTCCCAAATATTGTTACAGCGATTGTACCTTTCAATTGTTTTCTCCATTCTACAGattattaaacaaaagaaatcacaagaaaaatcattaattgGTTAGTTGATCCTTAAATGTCTACAAACCCTAATTACACAAAACTTATTGGATCTGTCATTTCTTGCATATATTTGCGTAATGGATCTATGAGATCGATGTATGATGAACACTAGCTACTTTCTCTAGTTAGAATTAGAAAGATACAAC is part of the Raphanus sativus cultivar WK10039 unplaced genomic scaffold, ASM80110v3 Scaffold3864, whole genome shotgun sequence genome and harbors:
- the LOC108836496 gene encoding peroxisomal membrane protein 11E-like; translation: MKTLYLTRDELALIILYLNKAEARDKICRAIQYGSKFLSGGKPGTAQNVYRNTSLARKVFRLFKFLNDFQLLISPVHRRTPLPLVLLGKCKNALLCTYFFLDQFVWLGRSGIYKNKILTELISGFSIFCWLGSSICIVIIEICELIRLSSSMKKMDKELKDDEKKNHDELHRAKLQKTKDRIVALIKSSMDIVVAIGLLRLAPWIIGHRVTGFLGLITSLISCYQLLPVRPKLKTA
- the LOC130506985 gene encoding agamous-like MADS-box protein AGL13; this encodes MARGRVNVKRIENKVNRQVTFSKRKGGLLKKAYELSVLCDVEVALIIFSSSGKLYEFSSDTMEKTIERYNRCNNIWDNNRPEESTQSWSQEVTELRSKYESLLRTHRYLLGEDLGEMSVKELETLERQLERALSATMQRKTQVTMEQMEELRRKERQLGDINKKLKLEAEGNEFKGFQDLLLNSDDRAGSSDFSLLSSHHISVDCNVGQFLKIGFQQQYEQGDGSSVFKSNVGCDSETNFTQG